The Zonotrichia albicollis isolate bZonAlb1 chromosome 6, bZonAlb1.hap1, whole genome shotgun sequence genome window below encodes:
- the MDK gene encoding midkine, which yields MQVRSLFLLLVLILVAATAEAGKNKKEKTKKDGSKCEDWRWGPCVPNSKDCGLGYREGTCKGESKKLKCKIPCNWKKKFGADCKYKFESWGGCSAQTGLKTRSGILKKALYNAQCEETVYVTKPCSSKIKSKSKAKKGKGKD from the exons ATGCAGGTTCGgagtctcttcctcctcctggtGCTGATCCTGGTGGCCGCCACCGCTGAGGCTGGCAAGAACAAGAAAG AAAAGACAAAGAAGGATGGCTCTAAGTGCGAGGACTGGCGCTGGGGACCCTGTGTTCCCAACAGTAAGGACTGTGGCCTGGGCTACCGCGAGGGAACTTGCAAAGGTGAGAGTAAGAAGCTCAAGTGCAAGATCCCCTGCAACTGGaagaagaaatttggag CTGACTGCAAGTACAAATTTGAgagctggggaggctgcagtgCTCAGACTGGCCTGAAGACTCGCTCCGGAATCCTGAAGAAGGCCCTGTACAATGCCCAGTGTGAGGAGACTGTCTATGTGACCAAGCCCTGCTCCTCCAAGATCAAGTCAAAGTCCAAAG CAAAGAAGGGCAAGGGGAAGGACTAG
- the CHRM4 gene encoding muscarinic acetylcholine receptor M4 isoform X2 — MHNLSAQPWQAKMANLTYDNFTLGNHSEVAVQPPTNYKTVELVFIATVTGSLSLVTVVGNILVMLSIKVNRQLQTVNNYFLFSLACADLIIGVFSMNLYTVYIIKGYWPLGAVVCDLWLALDYVVSNASVMNLLIISFDRYFCVTKPLTYPARRTTKMAGLMIAAAWILSFILWAPAILFWQFIVGKRTVPERECYIQFLSNPAVTFGTAIAAFYLPVVIMTVLYIHISLASRSRVRRHKPESRKERKTKSLRFLKGPMVKQNNNNSPKRAVEVKEEVRNGKVDDQPSAQTEATGHQEEKETSNESSTVSMTQTTKDKPTAEVLPAGQGQSPAIPRVNPTSKWSKIKIVTKQSGSECVTAIEIVPAKSGASNHNSLANSRPVNVARKFASIARSQVRKKRQMAAREKKVTRTIFAILLAFILTWAPYNVMVLINTFCETCVPETVWSIGYWLCYVNSTINPACYALCNATFKKTFKHLLMCQYRNIGTAR; from the coding sequence ATGCACAAcctctctgctcagccctggcaggcaaAGATGGCCAACCTGACCTATGACAACTTCACCCTGGGCAACCACTCCGAGGTGGCTGTGCAGCCTCCCACCAACTACAAGACAGTGGAGCTGGTTTTCATTGCCACTGTCACCGGCTCACTCAGCCTTGTCACCGTGGTGGGGAACATCCTGGTGATGCTCTCCATCAAGGTGAACCGCCAGCTCCAGACTGTCAACAACTATTTCCTCTTCAGCCTGGCCTGCGCAGACCTCATCATCGGGGTCTTCTCCATGAACCTCTACACGGTCTACATCATCAAAGGCTACTGGCCACTGGGGGCCGTGGTGTGCGACCTGTGGCTGGCTCTGGACTATGTGGTGAGCAATGCCTCTGTCATGAACCTGCTCATCATCAGCTTTGACCGGTACTTCTGTGTCACCAAGCCCCTGACGTACCCGGCCAGGAGGACCACCAAGATGGCAGGGCTAATGATCGCGGCCGCGTGGATATTGTCCTTCATTCTCTGGGCCCCTGCCATCTTGTTCTGGCAGTTCATTGTAGGCAAGAGgacagtccctgagagggaatGTTACATCCAGTTCCTCTCCAACCCAGCGGTGACATTTGGCACAGCCATTGCTGCTTTTTACCTGCCCGTGGTCATCATGACGGTGCTGTACATCCATATCTCCCTGGCCAGCAGAAGCAGGGTAAGGAGGCACAAGCCTGAGAGcaggaaagagaggaaaaccAAGTCCCTCAGATTCCTCAAGGGCCCCATGGTCAAACAGAACAACAATAATTCTCCCAAGAGGGCCGTGGAGGTGAAGGAGGAGGTGAGGAATGGGAAAGTGGATGACCAGCCATCTGCACAGACAGAGGCCACTGGCCatcaggaggagaaggagacaTCCAATGAGTCCAGCACCGTCAGCATGACCCAGACCACAAAAGACAAGCCCACAGCAGAAGTCTTGCCAGCAGGGCAAGGACAGAGTCCAGCCATCCCCCGGGTGAACCCAACTTCCAAGTGGTCCAAGATTAAGATTGTCACCAAGCAGTCTGGGTCTGAATGTGTCACCGCCATTGAGATCGTGCCAGCTAAGTCAGGTGCCTCTAACCACAACTCCCTGGCCAACAGCCGCCCAGTCAATGTTGCCAGGAAGTTTGCCAGCATCGCCAGGAGCCAGGTACGGAAGAAGCGCCAGATGGCTGCCCGGGAGAAGAAAGTCACCCGCACCATATTTGCCATCCTGCTGGCCTTCATACTCACGTGGGCACCCTACAACGTGATGGTCCTCATTAACACCTTCTGTGAGACCTGCGTGCCCGAAACAGTGTGGTCCATCGGCTACTGGCTCTGCTATGTCAACAGCACCATCAACCCAGCCTGCTATGCCCTCTGCAATGCTACTTTCAAGAAAACCTTCAAGCACCTTCTCATGTGCCAGTACAGGAACATTGGCACAGCCAGATAA
- the CHRM4 gene encoding muscarinic acetylcholine receptor M4 isoform X1 produces the protein MAAENRSAPGGGAPWAGLPDPMHNLSAQPWQAKMANLTYDNFTLGNHSEVAVQPPTNYKTVELVFIATVTGSLSLVTVVGNILVMLSIKVNRQLQTVNNYFLFSLACADLIIGVFSMNLYTVYIIKGYWPLGAVVCDLWLALDYVVSNASVMNLLIISFDRYFCVTKPLTYPARRTTKMAGLMIAAAWILSFILWAPAILFWQFIVGKRTVPERECYIQFLSNPAVTFGTAIAAFYLPVVIMTVLYIHISLASRSRVRRHKPESRKERKTKSLRFLKGPMVKQNNNNSPKRAVEVKEEVRNGKVDDQPSAQTEATGHQEEKETSNESSTVSMTQTTKDKPTAEVLPAGQGQSPAIPRVNPTSKWSKIKIVTKQSGSECVTAIEIVPAKSGASNHNSLANSRPVNVARKFASIARSQVRKKRQMAAREKKVTRTIFAILLAFILTWAPYNVMVLINTFCETCVPETVWSIGYWLCYVNSTINPACYALCNATFKKTFKHLLMCQYRNIGTAR, from the exons ATGGCCGCTGAGAACCGCTCGgcgccgggcggcggcgcgccctgggctgggctgcccg ATCCCATGCACAAcctctctgctcagccctggcaggcaaAGATGGCCAACCTGACCTATGACAACTTCACCCTGGGCAACCACTCCGAGGTGGCTGTGCAGCCTCCCACCAACTACAAGACAGTGGAGCTGGTTTTCATTGCCACTGTCACCGGCTCACTCAGCCTTGTCACCGTGGTGGGGAACATCCTGGTGATGCTCTCCATCAAGGTGAACCGCCAGCTCCAGACTGTCAACAACTATTTCCTCTTCAGCCTGGCCTGCGCAGACCTCATCATCGGGGTCTTCTCCATGAACCTCTACACGGTCTACATCATCAAAGGCTACTGGCCACTGGGGGCCGTGGTGTGCGACCTGTGGCTGGCTCTGGACTATGTGGTGAGCAATGCCTCTGTCATGAACCTGCTCATCATCAGCTTTGACCGGTACTTCTGTGTCACCAAGCCCCTGACGTACCCGGCCAGGAGGACCACCAAGATGGCAGGGCTAATGATCGCGGCCGCGTGGATATTGTCCTTCATTCTCTGGGCCCCTGCCATCTTGTTCTGGCAGTTCATTGTAGGCAAGAGgacagtccctgagagggaatGTTACATCCAGTTCCTCTCCAACCCAGCGGTGACATTTGGCACAGCCATTGCTGCTTTTTACCTGCCCGTGGTCATCATGACGGTGCTGTACATCCATATCTCCCTGGCCAGCAGAAGCAGGGTAAGGAGGCACAAGCCTGAGAGcaggaaagagaggaaaaccAAGTCCCTCAGATTCCTCAAGGGCCCCATGGTCAAACAGAACAACAATAATTCTCCCAAGAGGGCCGTGGAGGTGAAGGAGGAGGTGAGGAATGGGAAAGTGGATGACCAGCCATCTGCACAGACAGAGGCCACTGGCCatcaggaggagaaggagacaTCCAATGAGTCCAGCACCGTCAGCATGACCCAGACCACAAAAGACAAGCCCACAGCAGAAGTCTTGCCAGCAGGGCAAGGACAGAGTCCAGCCATCCCCCGGGTGAACCCAACTTCCAAGTGGTCCAAGATTAAGATTGTCACCAAGCAGTCTGGGTCTGAATGTGTCACCGCCATTGAGATCGTGCCAGCTAAGTCAGGTGCCTCTAACCACAACTCCCTGGCCAACAGCCGCCCAGTCAATGTTGCCAGGAAGTTTGCCAGCATCGCCAGGAGCCAGGTACGGAAGAAGCGCCAGATGGCTGCCCGGGAGAAGAAAGTCACCCGCACCATATTTGCCATCCTGCTGGCCTTCATACTCACGTGGGCACCCTACAACGTGATGGTCCTCATTAACACCTTCTGTGAGACCTGCGTGCCCGAAACAGTGTGGTCCATCGGCTACTGGCTCTGCTATGTCAACAGCACCATCAACCCAGCCTGCTATGCCCTCTGCAATGCTACTTTCAAGAAAACCTTCAAGCACCTTCTCATGTGCCAGTACAGGAACATTGGCACAGCCAGATAA
- the CHRM4 gene encoding muscarinic acetylcholine receptor M4 isoform X3 — MAAENRSAPGGGAPWAGLPDFIFQKELFAVRDTDPMHNLSAQPWQAKMANLTYDNFTLGNHSEVAVQPPTNYKTVELVFIATVTGSLSLVTVVGNILVMLSIKVNRQLQTVNNYFLFSLACADLIIGVFSMNLYTVYIIKGYWPLGAVVCDLWLALDYVVSNASVMNLLIISFDRYFCVTKPLTYPARRTTKMAGLMIAAAWILSFILWAPAILFWQFIVGKRTVPERECYIQFLSNPAVTFGTAIAAFYLPVVIMTVLYIHISLASRSRVRRHKPESRKERKTKSLRFLKGPMVKQNNNNSPKRAVEVKEEVRNGKVDDQPSAQTEATGHQEEKETSNESSTVSMTQTTKDKPTAEVLPAGQGQSPAIPRVNPTSKWSKIKIVTKQSGSECVTAIEIVPAKSGASNHNSLANSRPVNVARKFASIARSQVRKKRQMAAREKKVTRTIFAILLAFILTWAPYNVMVLINTFCETCVPETVWSIGYWLCYVNSTINPACYALCNATFKKTFKHLLMCQYRNIGTAR; from the exons ATGGCCGCTGAGAACCGCTCGgcgccgggcggcggcgcgccctgggctgggctgcccg aTTTCATCTTCCAGAAGGAGCTATTTGCTGTGAGAGACACAG ATCCCATGCACAAcctctctgctcagccctggcaggcaaAGATGGCCAACCTGACCTATGACAACTTCACCCTGGGCAACCACTCCGAGGTGGCTGTGCAGCCTCCCACCAACTACAAGACAGTGGAGCTGGTTTTCATTGCCACTGTCACCGGCTCACTCAGCCTTGTCACCGTGGTGGGGAACATCCTGGTGATGCTCTCCATCAAGGTGAACCGCCAGCTCCAGACTGTCAACAACTATTTCCTCTTCAGCCTGGCCTGCGCAGACCTCATCATCGGGGTCTTCTCCATGAACCTCTACACGGTCTACATCATCAAAGGCTACTGGCCACTGGGGGCCGTGGTGTGCGACCTGTGGCTGGCTCTGGACTATGTGGTGAGCAATGCCTCTGTCATGAACCTGCTCATCATCAGCTTTGACCGGTACTTCTGTGTCACCAAGCCCCTGACGTACCCGGCCAGGAGGACCACCAAGATGGCAGGGCTAATGATCGCGGCCGCGTGGATATTGTCCTTCATTCTCTGGGCCCCTGCCATCTTGTTCTGGCAGTTCATTGTAGGCAAGAGgacagtccctgagagggaatGTTACATCCAGTTCCTCTCCAACCCAGCGGTGACATTTGGCACAGCCATTGCTGCTTTTTACCTGCCCGTGGTCATCATGACGGTGCTGTACATCCATATCTCCCTGGCCAGCAGAAGCAGGGTAAGGAGGCACAAGCCTGAGAGcaggaaagagaggaaaaccAAGTCCCTCAGATTCCTCAAGGGCCCCATGGTCAAACAGAACAACAATAATTCTCCCAAGAGGGCCGTGGAGGTGAAGGAGGAGGTGAGGAATGGGAAAGTGGATGACCAGCCATCTGCACAGACAGAGGCCACTGGCCatcaggaggagaaggagacaTCCAATGAGTCCAGCACCGTCAGCATGACCCAGACCACAAAAGACAAGCCCACAGCAGAAGTCTTGCCAGCAGGGCAAGGACAGAGTCCAGCCATCCCCCGGGTGAACCCAACTTCCAAGTGGTCCAAGATTAAGATTGTCACCAAGCAGTCTGGGTCTGAATGTGTCACCGCCATTGAGATCGTGCCAGCTAAGTCAGGTGCCTCTAACCACAACTCCCTGGCCAACAGCCGCCCAGTCAATGTTGCCAGGAAGTTTGCCAGCATCGCCAGGAGCCAGGTACGGAAGAAGCGCCAGATGGCTGCCCGGGAGAAGAAAGTCACCCGCACCATATTTGCCATCCTGCTGGCCTTCATACTCACGTGGGCACCCTACAACGTGATGGTCCTCATTAACACCTTCTGTGAGACCTGCGTGCCCGAAACAGTGTGGTCCATCGGCTACTGGCTCTGCTATGTCAACAGCACCATCAACCCAGCCTGCTATGCCCTCTGCAATGCTACTTTCAAGAAAACCTTCAAGCACCTTCTCATGTGCCAGTACAGGAACATTGGCACAGCCAGATAA